A part of Planococcus sp. MB-3u-03 genomic DNA contains:
- a CDS encoding NupC/NupG family nucleoside CNT transporter, giving the protein MNLLWGIFGIIVVLGIAFLFSDGKKSIKPRTILGGLAIQITFAFMVLEWELGRQALLGLSQGVQNIINYAGEGIAFVFGPAADTEGFGFVFAFQVLTIIIFFSSLISVLYYLGIMQFIIRILGGALAKLLGTSKAESISASANIFVGQTEAPLVVRPFLPNMTKSELFAVMTGGLASVAGSTLAGYALLGVPLEYLLAASFMAAPAGLIMAKIMIPEQEEIEEKEFVMEKDDRSVNVVDAAARGASDGLQLALNVGAMLLAFIALIALANGVLGGIGGWFGAENITIQGILGYIFAPLAFAIGVPWAEAVQAGSYIGQKLVLNEFVAYTAFAPEIANLSPKTVIIVSFALCGFANFSSLAILLGGLGAMAPSRRPDIARLGMRAIAAGMLASLLSAAIAGMFV; this is encoded by the coding sequence GTGAATTTATTGTGGGGCATCTTCGGTATCATCGTCGTTCTTGGAATCGCTTTCTTGTTCTCTGATGGGAAAAAATCCATCAAGCCGCGGACGATTCTCGGCGGATTGGCCATACAGATTACGTTTGCGTTCATGGTGTTGGAATGGGAACTTGGCAGACAAGCTTTGCTCGGATTGTCGCAAGGCGTACAAAACATCATCAACTATGCTGGTGAAGGGATCGCGTTTGTCTTCGGTCCTGCAGCGGATACAGAAGGATTCGGTTTCGTCTTCGCTTTCCAAGTGTTGACGATCATCATTTTCTTCTCATCTTTAATTTCTGTACTTTATTATTTGGGTATCATGCAATTCATTATCCGCATACTCGGCGGGGCGCTAGCGAAGCTGCTTGGCACAAGTAAAGCGGAGTCGATTTCGGCATCGGCCAATATCTTCGTCGGCCAGACGGAAGCGCCGCTTGTCGTCCGCCCGTTCCTTCCGAACATGACCAAGTCCGAATTGTTCGCGGTCATGACTGGGGGCCTTGCATCGGTTGCGGGTTCTACACTCGCAGGCTATGCACTCCTCGGTGTCCCACTTGAATACTTGCTCGCTGCCAGCTTCATGGCGGCACCTGCCGGCTTGATCATGGCGAAAATCATGATCCCGGAACAGGAAGAAATCGAAGAAAAAGAGTTTGTCATGGAGAAAGACGATCGTTCAGTCAACGTCGTCGATGCAGCTGCACGCGGGGCTTCTGACGGCCTTCAGCTGGCCTTGAACGTCGGGGCGATGCTTCTTGCGTTTATCGCGCTGATCGCATTGGCAAACGGTGTCCTTGGCGGCATCGGTGGCTGGTTCGGTGCTGAAAACATCACCATCCAAGGCATTCTCGGCTATATCTTCGCACCGCTTGCGTTCGCGATCGGCGTGCCGTGGGCAGAAGCTGTACAAGCTGGTAGCTATATCGGGCAGAAGCTCGTATTGAACGAGTTTGTCGCGTATACGGCATTCGCTCCGGAAATTGCGAACTTGTCTCCGAAAACGGTCATCATCGTCAGTTTCGCGCTTTGCGGATTTGCTAACTTCAGCTCACTCGCCATCCTTCTCGGCGGCCTCGGTGCAATGGCGCCAAGCCGCCGCCCGGATATCGCTCGCCTTGGCATGCGTGCCATTGCAGCGGGTATGCTTGCGTCGCTCTTGAGTGCGGCAATCGCAGGGATGTTCGTTTAA
- a CDS encoding NCS2 family permease — protein MANWMDRFFGLNENGTTIKREMTAGLIGFFTVVYIIAVNSLILSESGMPIEYAIIGTIAASVIGALLMGFWGNAPILLIPGMGINALFSYTLVQSMGLSWQEALAVVFVSGVIFVFVAFTRFSKMLSEAVPNSLKEAITVGLGLFLMLLGLEKGGLVAPGDGAILSLGSLSDPLVLSTVVTFLLAIILFIRNVPGNFLITIVLGTVIAYFFGMIDLSQLSEPGVNTAEAFAVFGAMSFGNFLSTTFWVAVFSLTMVLVFENIGLVHGQVNFIGRPEKYSRAFQATSVSTMASGFLGTSPTVASVESAAAMAAGGRTGLTSLTAGFLFMGAAFFIPLIKIIPDSAIAPILIIIGGLMLQNIKNLDMKDMSETFPALLIIALIPFTYSIADGIAIGFILYPVLKVAIGKWREVSPALYVIACLFFVNYVFHVVG, from the coding sequence ATGGCAAATTGGATGGACCGGTTTTTCGGTCTTAACGAAAACGGGACGACCATCAAGCGGGAAATGACAGCCGGCTTGATCGGATTTTTCACCGTTGTGTACATCATCGCCGTCAACTCACTGATTTTATCGGAGTCCGGCATGCCAATCGAGTACGCAATCATCGGCACCATTGCCGCTTCCGTCATCGGGGCGTTATTGATGGGCTTTTGGGGCAATGCGCCCATCTTGCTCATTCCGGGCATGGGGATCAATGCATTGTTCTCTTATACGCTCGTCCAGTCGATGGGGCTTAGCTGGCAGGAAGCGCTTGCGGTCGTTTTCGTCTCGGGTGTCATTTTCGTCTTTGTCGCATTTACGCGCTTTTCGAAAATGCTCAGCGAGGCGGTGCCGAATTCGCTGAAAGAAGCGATCACGGTTGGGCTCGGGCTATTTCTGATGCTGTTAGGTCTTGAGAAAGGCGGCCTTGTAGCGCCAGGCGACGGTGCGATTCTTTCGCTCGGTTCGCTTTCAGATCCGCTCGTGCTGTCGACCGTCGTGACGTTTTTGCTCGCGATCATTTTATTCATCCGCAATGTGCCGGGAAATTTTCTGATCACCATTGTACTGGGAACGGTCATTGCGTATTTCTTCGGCATGATCGATCTCAGCCAATTGAGCGAACCGGGCGTCAATACGGCAGAAGCGTTTGCGGTGTTCGGTGCAATGTCGTTCGGCAATTTTTTGTCGACGACGTTCTGGGTTGCGGTATTTTCCCTGACGATGGTCTTGGTGTTTGAAAACATTGGCCTCGTCCACGGACAGGTGAATTTCATCGGCCGTCCGGAAAAATATTCGCGTGCATTCCAGGCGACGTCGGTCTCGACGATGGCTTCAGGATTTCTCGGCACGAGCCCGACGGTAGCCAGTGTGGAAAGTGCGGCAGCGATGGCTGCTGGCGGACGCACCGGTTTGACTTCACTGACGGCAGGCTTTTTGTTTATGGGTGCAGCGTTCTTCATTCCACTGATCAAGATCATTCCCGACAGCGCGATTGCGCCGATTCTAATCATCATCGGCGGGTTGATGCTTCAGAATATCAAGAATCTCGACATGAAGGACATGAGCGAGACCTTCCCGGCATTGTTGATCATCGCGCTGATTCCGTTTACGTACAGTATTGCGGACGGCATTGCGATCGGGTTTATCCTGTATCCGGTGCTGAAAGTGGCGATCGGCAAATGGCGTGAAGTTTCCCCGGCTCTTTATGTGATTGCTTGTCTGTTTTTCGTCAATTACGTGTTTCACGTGGTTGGTTGA
- a CDS encoding DHA2 family efflux MFS transporter permease subunit — MAGVFVAILNQTLLATALPHIMEDLDITANTAQWLTTVFMLVNGVMIPITAFLINKYTTRHLFFVAMGLFATGTIISALAPGFATLMVGRIVQASGAGIMMPLAQTVLFVIFPIEKRGQAMGMFGLIISFAPAIGPTLSGYLVGQYPWRSLFYIVIPIALIDLVLAYFFLRNVTERTFPKIDILSIMLSTLGFGGLLYGFSSAGAAGWGSVSVIASIGIGAVALWFFIRRQGRLKQPILEFRVFKYGLFTLTTILSIIVFVTMIGSATILPIYMQDMHGFTALESGLMLLPGAIIMGLMNPIAGRIFDKVGGKWLAVAGLSIVTGSTFQFTMLTAETAFVYLTVMHAIRMFGVALVMMPVTTAGLNQLPDHLIPHGTAMSNTMRQVSGSIGTALLVTIMTSAALDPDRYGVEGLIRGVNISFMVTGALSAIGIVLAFFMKNPNAQEQGEG; from the coding sequence ATGGCCGGCGTGTTTGTGGCGATACTCAACCAAACGCTGCTTGCCACCGCTTTGCCGCATATTATGGAAGATCTGGACATCACCGCCAACACGGCGCAATGGCTGACGACGGTATTCATGCTCGTCAACGGCGTCATGATCCCGATCACGGCTTTTTTAATCAATAAATACACGACACGCCATTTGTTTTTTGTCGCAATGGGCTTATTCGCCACCGGCACGATCATCTCTGCGCTCGCACCCGGCTTTGCGACTTTGATGGTCGGGCGCATCGTCCAGGCATCGGGTGCCGGCATCATGATGCCCCTCGCACAGACGGTGTTGTTCGTCATCTTCCCGATTGAAAAGCGCGGGCAGGCGATGGGCATGTTCGGCTTGATCATTTCCTTCGCGCCGGCGATCGGCCCGACCTTATCCGGTTATTTGGTCGGTCAATACCCGTGGCGATCTTTGTTCTATATCGTCATTCCGATTGCGCTCATTGATTTGGTGCTGGCGTATTTCTTCCTGCGCAATGTGACGGAACGGACTTTCCCGAAAATCGATATTTTGTCGATTATGTTGTCGACCTTAGGGTTCGGCGGCTTGCTGTACGGCTTCTCGAGTGCGGGGGCAGCCGGCTGGGGCAGCGTTTCAGTCATCGCATCGATCGGTATCGGGGCTGTCGCTTTATGGTTCTTCATCCGCCGGCAGGGCAGGCTCAAGCAGCCGATCCTGGAATTCCGCGTCTTTAAATACGGCTTATTTACGCTGACGACCATCCTCAGCATCATCGTCTTTGTCACGATGATCGGCAGTGCCACGATCTTGCCGATCTATATGCAGGACATGCACGGATTTACCGCTCTTGAATCAGGGCTCATGCTGCTGCCGGGTGCGATCATCATGGGGCTCATGAACCCGATTGCGGGCCGTATTTTCGACAAAGTTGGCGGCAAATGGCTGGCGGTTGCCGGGCTGTCGATCGTCACCGGTTCGACTTTCCAGTTCACGATGCTGACGGCCGAGACGGCATTTGTTTATTTGACTGTCATGCACGCCATCCGCATGTTCGGTGTCGCACTCGTCATGATGCCCGTCACGACAGCGGGGCTCAATCAATTGCCAGACCATCTCATTCCACATGGTACGGCGATGAGCAACACGATGCGGCAAGTGTCGGGCTCGATCGGCACGGCGCTGCTGGTGACGATCATGACCAGTGCGGCGCTCGACCCGGACCGCTACGGCGTAGAAGGGCTGATCCGAGGCGTCAATATTTCGTTCATGGTGACAGGTGCATTGAGTGCCATTGGTATCGTATTGGCGTTCTTTATGAAAAATCCAAACGCCCAGGAGCAAGGCGAAGGATAA
- a CDS encoding MerR family transcriptional regulator yields MYNIKAAAKILDMPKVTIRSWETRYNAITPARTESGHRLYSDQNLEDLKWLKIQVQENGMKISEAVKQLHASRKKFYHPEVADSNEPVEYAKQIEELYQAAVEIDIDRFNYLLDLKFSLFHHQTVFFHIIAPLMVRIGAEWENGQISVAHEHMITNIIQQRFNQFFRVFPVAPHLPKVLALSPSGEHHQLGLLLFSLFLRENGFHVVYTGPDTPLEGLAEMVAKQDFQLVCMSVMTPKSRPVAEQYIKELSEATPNLHFLLGGQGIDCEDEKINRYCIGTTLESWQQWLDGFKAARTS; encoded by the coding sequence ATGTACAATATCAAAGCTGCTGCCAAAATACTCGACATGCCTAAAGTGACCATCCGTTCCTGGGAGACGCGCTATAATGCCATCACACCTGCGCGCACAGAATCGGGTCATCGCCTGTATTCCGACCAGAACTTGGAAGACTTGAAATGGCTGAAAATCCAAGTCCAGGAAAATGGCATGAAAATCAGTGAAGCTGTGAAGCAATTGCACGCTTCAAGGAAAAAGTTCTATCATCCGGAAGTTGCCGACTCCAATGAACCCGTTGAGTATGCTAAGCAAATTGAAGAACTGTACCAGGCCGCTGTAGAGATAGACATTGACCGTTTTAATTACCTGCTCGATTTGAAGTTCTCGCTGTTCCACCACCAGACCGTATTCTTTCACATCATCGCGCCGCTTATGGTAAGAATCGGTGCGGAATGGGAAAACGGCCAAATCAGCGTCGCACATGAACATATGATCACCAACATCATTCAGCAGCGTTTCAATCAATTTTTCCGCGTCTTCCCGGTGGCGCCACATTTGCCGAAAGTTCTGGCACTCAGCCCAAGCGGCGAGCATCACCAGCTCGGCTTGTTATTGTTCTCGCTGTTCCTTCGCGAAAACGGCTTCCATGTCGTCTACACGGGACCGGACACGCCGCTTGAGGGTCTTGCTGAAATGGTAGCCAAACAGGACTTCCAATTGGTCTGTATGTCAGTAATGACGCCAAAAAGTCGCCCAGTTGCAGAACAATATATAAAAGAACTTTCTGAAGCTACGCCGAATCTCCACTTTTTATTGGGAGGCCAGGGCATCGATTGCGAGGATGAAAAAATCAACCGCTATTGCATCGGCACCACACTCGAATCCTGGCAGCAGTGGCTCGACGGATTCAAAGCCGCCCGTACCTCTTAA